In the genome of Streptomyces pactum, one region contains:
- a CDS encoding sensor histidine kinase — protein sequence MKAGGALLGAVRGLVLTVMALAGSITLLCLTLVSIGLIPVGVGLFTTPYLLDLVRAHADTRRRLAHEWAGVTIPRPYRPVAEAPPGGLLGPPRRCRRLLTDPATWRDVLWLLVDLSAGCVLAILPPGLLLDGVFGYVLAAGVWRPVTEAAGGYWYAFIPVESQTTAFCAAGLGTVWIAVSLTAGSALLRAHFRLAGAFLAPTPRIELAARVERLTTTRHDAVDTSAAELRRIERDLHDGAQARLVAMGMSLGVIEALVEKDPAKAKELLAAARASSAEALSELRDLVRGIHPPVLAERGLGDAVRALALRMEMPVAVDVQLPGRAEEPVEAAAYFAVSEALTNAAKHSGADQVWVDIHHAEGALRIAVTDNGRGGADLAAGSGLRGVERRLGAFDGVLAVSSPPGGPTMVTMELPCVLTVGQP from the coding sequence ATGAAAGCCGGCGGGGCGCTGCTGGGCGCGGTGCGGGGGCTGGTGCTGACGGTCATGGCGCTGGCCGGTTCGATCACGCTGCTCTGCCTGACCCTGGTGTCCATCGGACTGATCCCGGTCGGCGTCGGTCTGTTCACCACCCCGTACCTGCTCGACCTGGTGCGTGCCCACGCCGACACCCGGCGGCGGCTCGCCCACGAGTGGGCCGGCGTCACCATCCCCCGGCCGTACCGCCCGGTGGCGGAGGCGCCCCCCGGCGGCCTCCTCGGCCCGCCGCGGCGCTGCCGGCGGCTGCTGACGGACCCGGCGACCTGGCGGGACGTGCTGTGGCTGCTGGTGGACCTGTCGGCCGGGTGCGTCCTGGCCATCCTGCCCCCCGGTCTGCTGCTGGACGGGGTGTTCGGGTACGTGCTCGCCGCCGGTGTGTGGCGGCCGGTCACCGAGGCCGCCGGCGGCTACTGGTACGCCTTCATCCCGGTGGAGAGCCAGACCACCGCCTTCTGCGCGGCGGGGCTGGGCACGGTGTGGATCGCCGTCTCACTCACCGCCGGCTCCGCGCTCCTGCGGGCCCACTTCCGCCTGGCGGGCGCCTTCCTCGCCCCCACCCCCCGGATAGAGCTGGCGGCGCGGGTCGAGCGGCTGACCACCACCCGGCACGACGCCGTGGACACCTCGGCCGCCGAGCTGCGGCGGATCGAACGGGACCTGCACGACGGCGCCCAGGCCCGGCTGGTGGCCATGGGCATGAGCCTGGGGGTGATCGAGGCGCTCGTCGAGAAGGACCCGGCGAAGGCGAAGGAGCTGCTGGCCGCGGCCCGCGCGAGCTCGGCGGAGGCGCTGTCGGAGCTGCGCGACCTGGTGCGCGGCATCCACCCCCCGGTGCTGGCCGAGCGCGGCCTGGGCGACGCGGTCCGCGCTCTGGCCCTGCGGATGGAGATGCCGGTGGCGGTGGACGTCCAGCTGCCGGGCCGGGCCGAGGAGCCGGTCGAGGCAGCGGCGTACTTCGCGGTCAGCGAGGCCCTGACGAACGCGGCGAAACACTCCGGCGCCGACCAGGTCTGGGTGGACATCCACCACGCGGAGGGGGCGCTGCGCATCGCGGTGACCGACAACGGGCGGGGCGGCGCGGACCTGGCCGCCGGTTCGGGGCTGCGTGGTGTGGAACGCCGGCTGGGCGCCTTCGACGGAGTGCTCGCCGTGAGCAGCCCGCCGGGCGGTCCGACGATGGTCACCATGGAGCTGCCCTGCGTGCTGACGGTGGGTCAGCCGTAG